The Solea solea chromosome 19, fSolSol10.1, whole genome shotgun sequence genome has a window encoding:
- the slc31a2 gene encoding probable low affinity copper uptake protein 2 isoform X1, which produces MMSMTFGFSSSVMLLFDFWDVNGPVGMVLSVLVVTLLTVFYEVLKVWRVWLSSKSKLARPGAAAEPCHSDSSSALDRSQSESSVVTTETRTPDPNSRKRFLLLHGVQAVLHVLHVTLGYMLMLCVMSYNAWIFLGVIVGSALGYYISFPLLGVV; this is translated from the exons ATGATGTCC atgACGTTTGGCTTTTCGAGCAGCGTGATGCTGCTCTTTGACTTCTGGGATGTGAACGGACCTGTCG gaatgGTGCTCTCAGTGCTGGTGGTCACGCTGCTGACCGTGTTCTACGAGGTTCTGAAGGTCTGGAGGGTTTGGTTGAGCAGCAAATCTAAACTGGCTCGGCCCGGCGCCGCGGCTGAGCCGTGTCACAGCGACAGCAGCTCCGCCCTGGACAGAAGCCAATCAGAATCCTCCGTGGTGACCACAGAGACTCGAACTCCAGACCCAAACTCCAGGAAACG TTTCCTTCTGCTCCACGGTGTCCAGGCCGTCCTCCACGTGCTGCATGTGACGCTGGGCTACATGCTGATGCTGTGCGTCATGTCGTACAACGCGTGGATCTTCCTGGGCGTCATCGTGGGCTCCGCGCTCGGTTACTACATCTCGTTCCCTCTGTTGGGTGTGGTCTGA
- the slc31a2 gene encoding probable low affinity copper uptake protein 2 isoform X2 — protein MTFGFSSSVMLLFDFWDVNGPVGMVLSVLVVTLLTVFYEVLKVWRVWLSSKSKLARPGAAAEPCHSDSSSALDRSQSESSVVTTETRTPDPNSRKRFLLLHGVQAVLHVLHVTLGYMLMLCVMSYNAWIFLGVIVGSALGYYISFPLLGVV, from the exons atgACGTTTGGCTTTTCGAGCAGCGTGATGCTGCTCTTTGACTTCTGGGATGTGAACGGACCTGTCG gaatgGTGCTCTCAGTGCTGGTGGTCACGCTGCTGACCGTGTTCTACGAGGTTCTGAAGGTCTGGAGGGTTTGGTTGAGCAGCAAATCTAAACTGGCTCGGCCCGGCGCCGCGGCTGAGCCGTGTCACAGCGACAGCAGCTCCGCCCTGGACAGAAGCCAATCAGAATCCTCCGTGGTGACCACAGAGACTCGAACTCCAGACCCAAACTCCAGGAAACG TTTCCTTCTGCTCCACGGTGTCCAGGCCGTCCTCCACGTGCTGCATGTGACGCTGGGCTACATGCTGATGCTGTGCGTCATGTCGTACAACGCGTGGATCTTCCTGGGCGTCATCGTGGGCTCCGCGCTCGGTTACTACATCTCGTTCCCTCTGTTGGGTGTGGTCTGA